The following proteins come from a genomic window of Campylobacter concisus:
- the neuB gene encoding N-acetylneuraminate synthase, with the protein MSNRVFIIAEAGVNHNGDRNLAKKLIDVAASAGANAVKFQTFKAQNLVSKNAQKASYQKQTTDKNESQFEMIKKLELDENTHKELIEYCKQKNITFLSTPFDSDSIKLLDELGLSTFKIPSGEITNLPYLRQIGGLNKKIILSTGMANLGEVESAIEVLIKSGTKRENISLLHANTQYPTPMEDVNLKAMITLKNAFGLEVGYSDHTLGIEVDIAAVAMGAKIIEKHFTLDKSMPGPDHKASLEPDELADMIRAIRNIELALGDGLKHFSKSESENIKIARKSIVAKCDIKKGEIFSEKNICVKRPGDGINPMRWDEVIGQISQKDYKQDDLI; encoded by the coding sequence ATGTCAAATAGGGTTTTTATCATAGCCGAGGCCGGGGTTAATCACAATGGCGATAGAAATTTAGCTAAAAAACTGATCGATGTAGCAGCTAGTGCTGGCGCTAATGCGGTGAAATTTCAGACCTTTAAAGCTCAAAATCTTGTTTCAAAAAACGCGCAAAAGGCTAGCTATCAAAAACAAACTACTGATAAAAACGAAAGCCAGTTTGAGATGATAAAAAAGCTTGAACTAGATGAGAATACGCATAAAGAGCTCATAGAATACTGCAAACAAAAAAATATCACATTTCTCTCAACTCCTTTTGATAGCGACAGCATAAAGCTTCTTGATGAGCTTGGGCTTAGTACATTTAAAATCCCAAGTGGCGAGATAACAAATTTACCATATCTTAGGCAGATAGGTGGGCTAAATAAAAAGATCATTCTCTCAACTGGCATGGCAAATTTAGGCGAGGTGGAATCTGCGATAGAAGTACTTATAAAAAGCGGCACGAAACGTGAAAACATAAGCCTTCTTCATGCAAATACGCAGTATCCAACGCCGATGGAGGATGTAAATTTAAAGGCGATGATAACTCTTAAAAATGCCTTCGGTCTTGAGGTCGGATATAGCGATCATACGCTTGGCATCGAGGTTGATATCGCAGCGGTTGCCATGGGTGCAAAGATCATAGAAAAGCACTTTACACTTGATAAGAGCATGCCTGGACCTGATCATAAGGCTAGTCTTGAGCCAGATGAGCTAGCGGACATGATTAGGGCTATTAGAAATATCGAACTAGCACTTGGTGATGGGTTAAAGCACTTTAGTAAAAGTGAAAGCGAAAATATCAAAATAGCTAGAAAGTCGATCGTGGCAAAGTGTGATATAAAAAAGGGTGAAATTTTTAGCGAGAAAAATATCTGCGTAAAACGCCCAGGAGATGGCATAAATCCTATGAGGTGGGATGAGGTGATCGGACAAATTTCACAAAAAGATTACAAGCAAGATGATCTGATATGA
- the neuC gene encoding UDP-N-acetylglucosamine 2-epimerase: protein MRKICVVTGTRAEYGLLYWLLKEIEADSELELQIIATGMHLSPEFGLTYKEIEKEFKIDKKIEILSSSHTSLDICSEMARVYEKFAPALAELKPDILVLLGDRYEIFGVAGVASIMQIPIAHIHGGETTQGAFDEAFRHSITKMSHIHFAATNEYANRIIQLGEEPRMVFNVGGPGIENIKKLNLLNKDEFEKSIKFKLAKKNILITFHPVTLENSSAREQFGELLKAIDELEDTNFIFTKANSDTDGDVINKMIDEYVSKNSQKAVAFASLGQLRYLSAIKFVDIVLGNSSSGLTEAPSFKKATINIGDRQKGRARASSVIDVRPVKEEILAAITKAYSKEFKQILQDTINPYDSGSPSKKILKILKELELDDILKKKFYDIGLK from the coding sequence ATGAGAAAAATTTGCGTAGTAACTGGCACTAGAGCTGAATATGGCCTACTTTACTGGCTATTAAAAGAGATTGAGGCAGATAGCGAGCTTGAACTTCAAATAATTGCCACCGGCATGCACTTAAGTCCTGAGTTTGGACTAACATATAAAGAGATAGAAAAAGAATTTAAGATAGATAAAAAGATAGAAATTTTAAGTAGTTCTCATACAAGCCTTGATATTTGTTCGGAGATGGCAAGAGTTTATGAGAAATTTGCTCCGGCACTAGCTGAGCTTAAGCCTGATATATTGGTGCTTCTTGGTGATAGATATGAGATATTTGGTGTAGCAGGTGTCGCTAGTATCATGCAAATACCAATAGCACATATCCATGGCGGCGAGACCACGCAGGGAGCATTTGACGAAGCTTTTAGACACAGCATAACAAAGATGAGCCATATACATTTTGCAGCTACAAATGAGTACGCAAATCGCATAATTCAGCTTGGCGAAGAGCCTAGGATGGTTTTTAATGTTGGTGGCCCTGGCATAGAAAATATAAAAAAGTTAAATTTACTAAACAAAGATGAGTTTGAAAAGTCTATAAAATTTAAGCTTGCTAAAAAAAATATCCTCATCACTTTTCATCCGGTGACACTTGAAAATAGTAGTGCAAGAGAGCAGTTTGGTGAGCTTTTAAAAGCAATAGATGAGTTAGAGGATACAAATTTTATCTTTACAAAAGCAAATAGCGATACAGATGGCGATGTGATAAATAAAATGATAGATGAGTATGTGAGTAAAAATTCACAAAAAGCTGTGGCGTTTGCTTCACTTGGGCAGCTAAGATACTTAAGTGCGATAAAATTTGTTGATATTGTCCTAGGAAATAGCTCGAGTGGCTTAACGGAAGCACCAAGCTTTAAAAAGGCTACTATAAATATAGGCGACCGCCAAAAAGGACGCGCTAGAGCTAGCAGTGTGATAGACGTTAGGCCTGTTAAAGAAGAAATTTTAGCTGCTATAACAAAAGCATATTCGAAGGAATTTAAGCAAATTTTACAAGACACAATCAATCCATACGATAGTGGTAGCCCAAGTAAAAAAATACTAAAAATTTTAAAAGAGCTAGAGCTTGATGATATTTTGAAAAAGAAATTTTATGATATAGGTTTGAAATGA
- a CDS encoding cytidylyltransferase domain-containing protein, with the protein MSNVLCTICARGGSKGVKGKNIRELCGKPLIAYTIEQARESNLFEHIVISTDSDLIAETAVKYGAEVFFKRDAAMASDTAGKLDVIKDAFLKSEQHYAQRFDYEIDLDATAPLRDVSDIINAYNQFLHDKNDNLITAMPSRRSPYFNLVEIYPDGHVGLAKTLAKAIVRRQDAPKTYDMNASIYIWKREALLNNDTLFLPKTGLYVMSEDRSIDIDCELDFRFVEFLMKEKNANR; encoded by the coding sequence ATGAGTAATGTGTTATGTACAATATGTGCAAGAGGCGGTAGTAAGGGTGTAAAAGGAAAAAATATACGTGAGCTTTGTGGAAAACCACTTATTGCTTACACCATAGAGCAAGCCAGAGAGTCAAATTTATTTGAACATATAGTAATCAGTACTGATAGCGATTTGATCGCAGAAACAGCAGTAAAATACGGTGCAGAAGTCTTTTTTAAAAGAGATGCTGCTATGGCCAGCGATACAGCCGGAAAGCTTGATGTAATAAAAGATGCTTTTTTAAAAAGCGAACAACATTATGCACAAAGATTTGATTATGAGATTGATCTTGATGCAACAGCTCCACTTCGTGATGTAAGCGATATCATAAACGCTTACAATCAGTTTCTACACGATAAAAATGACAACCTAATAACCGCGATGCCAAGCAGAAGAAGTCCATACTTTAACTTGGTTGAAATTTATCCTGATGGACATGTGGGGCTTGCAAAAACTTTAGCAAAAGCCATTGTAAGACGACAAGATGCACCAAAGACTTATGATATGAACGCTTCTATCTATATCTGGAAACGTGAAGCCTTGCTAAATAACGATACATTGTTTTTGCCAAAAACTGGGCTTTATGTGATGAGTGAAGACAGATCAATCGATATAGATTGTGAACTGGATTTTAGATTTGTAGAGTTTTTAATGAAGGAAAAAAATGCTAACAGATAA
- a CDS encoding methionyl-tRNA formyltransferase yields MKLKIGYFADGIWSHNAFDKLIKDKDIEIKFICARYDSNDEKLLNYANEFKIDYLKHKDINSDEFIDKIKQYDCDLFVSMSFNQIFKSKIINLPKYKTINCHAGKLPFYRGRNILNWALINDEKEFGITVHYMDTGIDTGDIILQKCFNITDNDDYKSILTKAHSECANILYEAICLFKNGKAESKKQEGVGFYCSRRIEGDENLNFNQTSREVFNFVRAICYPAIVARAFLNGKEMKINKVELVKDAPLYKCVTGAILCKDGNTFLVKTQDSFVKVVEYEYDGKIKVGDRFDVK; encoded by the coding sequence ATGAAACTAAAGATAGGTTATTTTGCAGATGGTATTTGGAGCCATAACGCATTTGATAAGCTTATTAAAGACAAAGATATAGAGATAAAATTTATCTGTGCTAGGTATGATTCAAATGATGAAAAACTTCTAAACTATGCAAACGAATTTAAAATTGACTATTTAAAGCATAAAGATATAAATTCTGATGAGTTTATTGACAAAATTAAACAATATGATTGCGATTTATTCGTGTCAATGTCTTTTAATCAAATTTTTAAATCCAAGATCATAAATTTGCCAAAATATAAAACTATCAATTGCCACGCAGGTAAATTACCGTTTTATCGAGGCAGAAACATTCTAAACTGGGCTTTGATAAATGACGAAAAAGAATTCGGAATAACTGTACATTATATGGATACTGGTATAGATACCGGTGACATAATCTTACAAAAATGTTTTAACATAACAGACAATGATGACTACAAAAGCATACTGACAAAGGCACACAGCGAGTGTGCAAATATACTATACGAAGCGATATGTTTATTTAAAAATGGTAAAGCAGAGTCCAAAAAACAAGAGGGTGTCGGGTTTTACTGCTCAAGGCGAATAGAGGGCGATGAAAATTTAAATTTTAATCAAACAAGCAGAGAGGTGTTTAATTTTGTACGTGCCATTTGTTATCCAGCCATAGTAGCAAGAGCATTTTTAAACGGCAAAGAGATGAAAATAAATAAAGTAGAGCTTGTAAAAGATGCACCACTATATAAATGTGTTACTGGTGCAATTTTGTGTAAAGACGGTAATACTTTTTTGGTAAAAACACAAGATAGTTTTGTAAAAGTTGTAGAATATGAATACGATGGAAAGATTAAGGTGGGAGATAGATTTGATGTCAAATAG
- a CDS encoding oxidoreductase, with protein sequence MLTDKVIVVTGGAGRIGSAFIRAIVNQNGIGVIAEVDTKRANLLKDEVLSSNKDARIEVLQIDISDVNSVNEAINFLHSKYGHVDALVNNAYPKNKNYGKKFFEIDMNDFNAFLNLHLGGYFNISQNFIKFFLEQGYGDIINISSIQGIGAPAFETYEGTNMHSPVEYTVVKHGLLGMTKYMAKMFKKDNIRVNAISPGGILDGQPEPFLSQYKKRCGMKGMLNANDICGTLIYLLSDVSKYVNGQNIVVDDGFSL encoded by the coding sequence ATGCTAACAGATAAGGTCATAGTAGTAACGGGAGGGGCTGGTAGGATAGGAAGTGCTTTTATAAGAGCTATCGTTAATCAAAATGGCATTGGTGTGATAGCAGAGGTAGATACAAAAAGAGCAAATTTACTAAAAGACGAGGTATTGAGCTCAAATAAAGATGCAAGGATCGAAGTTCTACAAATTGATATCAGTGACGTAAATTCTGTTAATGAAGCCATAAATTTCTTACACTCAAAATATGGCCACGTAGATGCACTGGTAAATAACGCCTATCCAAAAAACAAAAATTACGGTAAGAAATTTTTTGAGATAGATATGAATGATTTCAATGCCTTTTTAAATTTACACCTTGGTGGATACTTTAATATCTCACAAAATTTTATAAAATTCTTTTTAGAGCAAGGTTACGGCGATATCATAAATATCTCATCTATACAAGGTATCGGAGCGCCTGCTTTTGAGACTTACGAGGGAACAAATATGCACTCTCCTGTCGAATATACAGTAGTAAAACATGGCCTTCTTGGCATGACAAAATACATGGCAAAGATGTTCAAAAAAGACAATATCCGAGTAAACGCTATAAGTCCTGGAGGAATTTTAGATGGGCAGCCTGAGCCATTTTTAAGCCAATATAAAAAAAGATGTGGCATGAAAGGAATGCTCAATGCAAATGATATTTGCGGTACTTTGATCTATTTATTAAGCGACGTATCAAAATATGTAAATGGACAAAATATCGTAGTTGATGATGGATTTAGTTTATAA
- a CDS encoding Gfo/Idh/MocA family protein: MKALILGYGSIGKRHYEVLEALPQIDEICLVTSQDVANKICYKSLEEVSNLDKFDYFVIATPTFLHLQNLKFLDEKVKDKIILCEKPLFEKFYDFTPKNNKIFVGYVLRFHPLLQKLKELLKSEKILYINASCGQYLPSWRSGDYTKCYSASKEKGGGVLLDLSHELDYTMWLCGKFKSIKSFQDKISNLQITSDDLCLIFGKTDNNVVANISIDYLSHMTHRNVRVECEGSTYELNFIKGTLTKQDINRQIFNMPNLERNEMFLAMHKDVLGEQRYVCGFSEGQDTMGTIDQIQRQNNE, encoded by the coding sequence ATGAAAGCTCTTATCTTAGGCTATGGCTCGATTGGTAAAAGGCATTACGAAGTATTGGAAGCTTTACCGCAGATAGATGAGATCTGCCTCGTTACTAGCCAAGATGTAGCCAATAAAATTTGTTACAAAAGTTTAGAAGAAGTCTCAAATTTAGACAAGTTTGACTACTTTGTCATAGCAACTCCCACATTTTTACACCTGCAAAATTTAAAATTTTTAGACGAGAAAGTAAAAGATAAAATAATACTTTGCGAAAAGCCTTTGTTTGAGAAATTTTACGATTTTACACCAAAAAACAACAAAATTTTTGTAGGCTACGTACTTAGATTTCATCCTCTTTTACAAAAACTAAAAGAGCTTTTGAAGAGTGAAAAAATTTTATACATAAATGCTAGTTGTGGACAGTATCTACCAAGCTGGAGAAGCGGCGACTATACAAAATGTTATAGTGCTAGCAAAGAAAAAGGCGGTGGGGTTTTGCTAGATCTTAGTCATGAGTTAGACTATACCATGTGGCTGTGTGGCAAATTTAAGAGCATAAAAAGCTTTCAAGATAAAATCTCAAATTTGCAGATAACAAGTGATGATTTATGTTTAATCTTTGGCAAAACAGACAATAATGTAGTAGCCAATATAAGCATTGATTATTTAAGCCATATGACGCATAGAAACGTGCGAGTGGAGTGCGAAGGCTCCACTTATGAGCTTAATTTCATAAAAGGTACTCTCACAAAACAAGATATCAATAGGCAAATTTTTAACATGCCAAATTTGGAAAGAAATGAGATGTTTCTAGCTATGCATAAAGATGTCCTAGGTGAACAAAGATACGTTTGTGGCTTTAGCGAAGGACAAGATACTATGGGCACAATAGATCAAATTCAAAGGCAAAATAATGAGTAA
- a CDS encoding nucleotidyltransferase family protein — MRIVNDIKLSINSTIKDALQTINNGGLQIAIVVDENDSLVGTITDGDIRRGLLNGLDLNSNINLIVHKSPSTANVGDTKESILKIALAKKLHKIPLIDELGKLVGIEDIEDIIKPASKTNKVILMVGGLGTRLRPLTQDTPKPMLKVGNKPILQTIVEKFAEYGFVNITMCVNFNAGIIKDYFGDGKEFGVNIDYILEQKRMGTAGALSLLKERPNEPFFVMNGDLLTNVNFEHIFNYHMLNKATATMCVREYDYEVPYGVVKMNDNKIVEISEKPVQKFFVSAGIYMLSPEILDLIPKNEFYDMPTLFEKAISQGKNVISFPIHEYWIDIGRLEEYQKANEEYAKIF, encoded by the coding sequence ATGAGAATAGTAAACGATATAAAGCTAAGCATAAATTCAACCATAAAAGACGCCTTGCAAACAATCAATAATGGCGGGCTCCAAATAGCTATTGTCGTGGATGAAAACGATAGCCTTGTAGGTACAATAACAGATGGGGATATCAGGCGCGGACTACTAAATGGTCTTGATCTAAATAGCAACATAAATCTTATAGTACACAAGAGTCCAAGTACTGCAAATGTTGGCGACACAAAAGAGTCTATACTAAAAATAGCCCTTGCTAAAAAACTTCATAAAATCCCACTAATAGATGAACTTGGAAAGCTAGTTGGCATAGAAGATATCGAAGATATTATAAAGCCAGCCAGTAAAACAAACAAAGTCATTTTAATGGTAGGAGGCCTTGGCACTAGGCTTAGACCACTTACGCAAGATACCCCAAAGCCAATGTTAAAGGTCGGAAACAAGCCGATACTTCAAACGATAGTTGAGAAATTTGCAGAGTATGGCTTTGTAAATATCACTATGTGTGTAAATTTTAATGCAGGCATCATCAAGGACTATTTTGGTGACGGTAAGGAATTTGGAGTAAACATTGACTACATTTTAGAGCAAAAAAGAATGGGTACAGCAGGTGCATTAAGCTTACTTAAAGAGCGACCAAACGAGCCATTTTTTGTAATGAATGGTGATCTTCTTACAAATGTAAATTTCGAGCATATTTTTAACTACCACATGCTAAATAAAGCTACAGCCACAATGTGTGTAAGAGAGTATGACTACGAAGTGCCTTATGGCGTTGTAAAAATGAATGACAACAAGATAGTAGAGATCTCAGAAAAACCGGTGCAGAAATTTTTCGTAAGTGCTGGGATATATATGCTCTCACCTGAAATTTTAGATTTGATCCCGAAAAATGAGTTTTACGATATGCCGACTCTTTTTGAAAAAGCCATAAGCCAAGGTAAAAACGTAATCTCATTTCCTATACACGAGTATTGGATTGACATAGGACGATTAGAAGAGTATCAAAAAGCAAATGAAGAATACGCAAAAATATTTTGA